In Herbaspirillum seropedicae, a single window of DNA contains:
- a CDS encoding energy transducer TonB, whose product MMNLPLLFRFREPLATLPSLVVLAVLIIAGVQKATELKRKEDPQPVQIALMELPPPPPPQPKPQVEPPPKPVEPPKKQEAPRPVAKPAPVKQTPAPVDPAPPSANAPVVPAPPSTPAAPPVQAAPVAPPAPPPVNTANIEQTYVGQLRAHLNSIKRYPTGREASTLRPQGKVRVWFVLRRDGSVVDSGIESSSNSMLLDDAARKTINRAAFAPFPDDTYKGESTHRFTADLDFIPV is encoded by the coding sequence ATGATGAACCTGCCCCTCCTCTTCCGTTTCCGCGAACCGCTGGCGACCTTGCCCTCGCTGGTGGTGCTGGCGGTGCTGATCATCGCCGGCGTACAGAAGGCCACCGAACTCAAGCGCAAGGAAGATCCACAACCGGTGCAGATCGCGCTGATGGAATTGCCGCCGCCCCCGCCACCGCAGCCCAAGCCGCAAGTGGAGCCGCCACCCAAACCGGTGGAGCCGCCGAAGAAGCAGGAAGCGCCCCGGCCCGTCGCCAAGCCAGCGCCGGTCAAGCAGACCCCTGCACCCGTGGACCCTGCACCACCCTCGGCCAACGCACCGGTCGTGCCGGCCCCGCCCAGCACGCCCGCCGCACCGCCGGTACAGGCCGCGCCAGTGGCGCCGCCAGCGCCGCCGCCAGTCAACACCGCCAACATCGAACAGACCTATGTGGGCCAGCTGCGCGCGCATCTCAACAGCATCAAGCGCTACCCCACGGGGCGCGAAGCCAGCACGCTGCGCCCGCAAGGCAAGGTGCGCGTGTGGTTCGTGCTCAGGCGCGATGGCAGCGTGGTCGATAGCGGCATCGAGAGCTCGTCCAATTCCATGCTGCTCGATGACGCCGCCCGCAAGACCATCAACCGCGCCGCCTTCGCCCCCTTTCCGGACGACACCTACAAGGGCGAGAGCACGCACCGCTTTACCGCTGATCTGGATTTCATACCCGTCTGA
- a CDS encoding MarR family transcriptional regulator yields MGKNKRPADIYLRFLQLAEALRGLPALPSLDPLEDRILAFIARAGQEQQRLSVRDLMAQSEFGSPAMLHTRLKSMREKGWIVLADTEDPRRKQVELSQAAWLHFDKLSKCLVQATRDK; encoded by the coding sequence ATGGGTAAAAACAAGCGGCCGGCAGATATCTACCTGCGATTTCTGCAACTGGCCGAAGCACTACGGGGATTGCCTGCATTACCGTCGCTGGATCCGCTCGAAGACCGGATCCTGGCCTTCATCGCCCGTGCCGGGCAGGAACAGCAACGGTTGTCGGTGCGCGACCTGATGGCGCAGAGCGAATTCGGCTCGCCGGCGATGCTGCATACTCGCCTGAAATCCATGCGCGAGAAAGGCTGGATCGTGCTGGCCGATACCGAAGACCCGCGCCGCAAGCAGGTCGAGCTGAGCCAGGCGGCCTGGCTGCATTTCGACAAGCTCTCCAAGTGCCTGGTGCAGGCCACGCGCGACAAGTAA
- a CDS encoding ExbD/TolR family protein translates to MRSWDEPKKRKARVEIIPMIDVMMFLLVFFVLISLNVIPALGLKTQLPSSSTAQDLKPQTKAVITIAKDEVIQVDGENTTLDALTARLDKLRHEGEKLNLIINSDRGVEVQRLVDVMDTLKKGGFDSISIATRKP, encoded by the coding sequence ATGCGCAGTTGGGACGAACCCAAGAAACGGAAGGCCCGCGTCGAGATCATCCCGATGATCGATGTGATGATGTTCCTGCTGGTCTTCTTCGTGCTGATCAGCCTGAACGTGATTCCGGCCCTGGGCCTGAAGACGCAGCTGCCCAGCTCGTCCACCGCCCAGGACCTGAAACCGCAGACCAAGGCGGTCATCACCATTGCCAAGGATGAGGTGATCCAGGTCGATGGCGAGAACACCACCCTGGATGCGCTCACCGCCCGCCTGGACAAGCTGCGCCACGAGGGCGAGAAGCTCAATCTCATCATCAACAGCGACCGCGGCGTGGAAGTGCAACGCCTGGTCGATGTGATGGATACGCTCAAGAAGGGCGGCTTCGATTCCATCTCGATCGCCACCCGCAAGCCGTGA
- a CDS encoding TonB-dependent receptor, with amino-acid sequence MQCKLTRLSLLISGLFIAGAPALAQTTTNVGTVTVQGGGSASAGTAAATGLIQAEDSPKARSSVNREYMEKQSPTSNPYQMINLLPGVNTYDNDGSGLFGGNIRVRGFNSDQLGFTINGAPVNDSGSFAVYPQQYTDPENLCDVFVTQGSTDTEAPHVGASGGNIGMAFCAPEDQQRIRVTNAFGSNSLWKRYVRFDSGKLLDNRFKFFISYSKTTADKFKGPGGAIKDHVDIGTNFDLGQGSFINANLLYNRQLNNNYRSLTKTQIAQLGRNADFGSIAPQHQPAVGGTAQNDTTYAPNVAANIAANGYYAYNLNPFENWLGTINAHFQLSPTASLDIDPYFWYGFGTGANQLQTVREGGVAGASQVGGGAADINGDGDRLDTVYAYQGSRTRTYRPGVTFKFNQQMDNHRLLAGYWVERARHQQTGPFSRVDNNGNIANLWQDNSDLWLRNADGSILQYRDTLTVSTAQSIFLQDSISMMNDKLNVQVGGRYSSIDRDFTNYPSSGAANNASAGFYKVKKNYADFLPSLGVRFQLDDAQSVFFNAAKNFKAPGNFSYFGLLSGGTIVNGQLVGATQREVPVDKETSWNYDLGYRYNTEKWMASASLFYIDYHNRIASAYNPDTGNKTDYNVGDATSHGMELESGYAFTRNLSMYGSLSYIKSKMKQDLRNSSTQFLPTSGKEFPDTPNWLSGLSLQYQQDGWYVFGQAKYTGRRYTTLVNDDALGGYTLFNAGAGMTFASTTWLKKPTVRLNVYNLFDKQYLNLNGGSGSQFTTNAVAVNGIPGTDPSLYIGAPRTFTVTLTADF; translated from the coding sequence ATGCAATGCAAACTCACCCGGCTGTCCTTGCTGATATCCGGGCTCTTCATCGCGGGCGCACCGGCCTTGGCCCAGACCACCACGAACGTCGGCACCGTGACCGTGCAAGGCGGCGGCAGCGCCAGCGCCGGCACGGCCGCCGCCACCGGCCTGATCCAGGCGGAGGATTCGCCCAAGGCGCGCAGCTCGGTCAACCGTGAATACATGGAAAAGCAATCGCCCACCAGCAATCCCTACCAGATGATCAACCTGCTGCCGGGCGTGAACACCTACGACAACGACGGTTCGGGCCTGTTTGGCGGCAACATCCGGGTGCGCGGTTTCAACAGCGACCAGCTGGGCTTCACCATCAACGGCGCGCCGGTCAATGATTCGGGCAGCTTCGCGGTCTATCCGCAGCAATACACCGATCCCGAGAACCTGTGCGATGTCTTCGTGACCCAGGGATCGACCGATACCGAAGCCCCGCACGTAGGCGCCAGCGGCGGCAATATCGGCATGGCCTTCTGCGCCCCGGAAGATCAGCAGCGCATCCGCGTGACCAATGCCTTCGGCTCCAACAGCCTCTGGAAGCGCTATGTGCGCTTCGACTCCGGCAAGCTGCTGGACAACCGCTTCAAATTCTTCATCTCCTATTCCAAGACCACCGCCGACAAGTTCAAGGGACCGGGCGGCGCCATCAAGGATCACGTCGACATCGGCACCAACTTCGACCTCGGCCAGGGCAGCTTCATCAACGCCAACCTGCTCTACAACCGCCAGCTCAACAACAACTACCGCTCGCTGACCAAGACCCAGATCGCCCAGCTGGGCCGCAATGCCGACTTCGGCAGCATTGCGCCACAGCACCAGCCGGCCGTCGGCGGTACGGCCCAGAACGACACCACCTATGCGCCCAACGTGGCGGCCAACATTGCCGCCAATGGCTACTACGCCTACAACCTCAATCCCTTCGAGAACTGGCTGGGCACCATCAATGCGCACTTCCAGCTGAGCCCGACCGCCAGCCTCGATATCGACCCCTACTTCTGGTACGGCTTCGGCACCGGTGCCAATCAACTGCAGACCGTGCGTGAAGGCGGCGTGGCCGGGGCCAGCCAGGTGGGTGGCGGCGCAGCCGACATCAACGGCGATGGCGACCGCCTCGATACCGTCTACGCCTACCAGGGCAGCCGCACCCGCACCTACCGTCCTGGCGTGACCTTCAAGTTCAACCAGCAGATGGACAACCATCGCCTCCTGGCCGGCTACTGGGTCGAACGCGCGCGCCACCAGCAGACCGGTCCCTTCAGCCGTGTGGACAACAACGGCAACATCGCCAACCTGTGGCAGGACAACTCCGACCTGTGGCTGCGCAATGCCGATGGCTCCATCCTGCAATACCGCGACACCCTGACCGTGAGCACGGCCCAGTCGATCTTCCTGCAGGACAGCATCAGCATGATGAACGACAAGCTCAACGTGCAAGTCGGCGGTCGTTACTCCTCGATCGACCGCGACTTCACCAACTACCCCAGTTCCGGCGCCGCCAACAATGCCAGCGCCGGCTTCTACAAGGTCAAGAAGAACTACGCCGACTTCCTGCCCAGCCTGGGTGTGCGTTTCCAGCTGGATGACGCGCAATCGGTCTTCTTCAATGCCGCCAAGAACTTCAAGGCGCCGGGCAACTTCTCCTACTTCGGCCTGCTCTCGGGCGGCACCATCGTCAACGGCCAACTGGTCGGCGCCACCCAGCGCGAGGTCCCGGTGGACAAGGAAACTTCCTGGAACTACGACCTCGGCTATCGCTACAACACCGAGAAGTGGATGGCCTCGGCATCGCTGTTCTACATCGATTATCACAACCGCATCGCCAGCGCCTACAACCCGGACACCGGCAACAAGACCGACTACAACGTCGGCGACGCCACCTCGCACGGCATGGAGCTGGAAAGCGGCTATGCCTTCACGCGCAACCTGTCGATGTATGGTTCGCTGTCCTACATCAAGAGCAAGATGAAGCAGGACCTGCGCAACAGCTCGACCCAGTTCCTGCCCACCTCCGGCAAGGAATTCCCGGATACGCCGAACTGGCTGTCGGGCCTGTCGCTGCAATACCAGCAGGACGGCTGGTACGTGTTCGGCCAGGCCAAGTACACCGGCCGCCGCTACACCACGCTGGTCAACGACGATGCGCTGGGCGGCTATACCCTGTTCAACGCCGGCGCGGGGATGACCTTCGCCTCCACCACCTGGCTCAAGAAGCCGACGGTGCGGCTGAACGTCTACAACCTCTTCGACAAGCAGTACCTCAACCTCAACGGCGGCAGCGGCAGCCAGTTCACCACCAACGCAGTGGCGGTCAACGGCATCCCTGGCACCGATCCATCGCTCTACATCGGCGCCCCGCGCACCTTCACCGTCACCCTGACTGCGGATTTCTGA